In the genome of Nonlabens sp. MB-3u-79, one region contains:
- a CDS encoding efflux RND transporter permease subunit: MGQKSEKEFGFSSWAINNSTVIWVLIGLVLVLGIQGYFAMPREDFPEVKETKIYISSVYPGNTAEDIERLITDPLEDKLKSISGVAEILSTSQEDYSIITVEFEEGSLLGSNLTVEEAKQKVKDEIDVETSGEDWPTFNGAKIEPNIFDLKMSEEVPIMNINLRGDYTVRELKVFAEYLQDEIEGLQEVKEASIRGAQELEVEIAVDIYKMTASKVSFDNVINAVRGGNSTMSAGNIKTESQRRTIRILGEITDPDQLERFVVKNEEGPIYLKDIAEINFKEEDKTTFARESGESVVMIDVKKQSGKNMITAAEGVRKIVADSQKNGNIPKNVDISITNDGSSRTLNQVDDLVNNIIFGVILVVTVLMFFLGFRNALFVGFAIPMSMLMSFIILNFLGYTLNTMILFAMIMGLGMLVDNGIVVVENVYRLMDEEGMSRIKAAKVGIGEIAVPIIISTLTTVAAFVPIGLWPGVMGEFMKYFPITLSVVLGSSLIVAIFFNSMLVSKYMSIDEKNIPLKKLVLITLVMGGIGLLILLFGGAVRGIGSVMVVTVILLWLYKYVVKGATLYFQRRMLKWLDNAYERFLRFALRGKKPYFFTATMAVMFFGVLALYFGWSVETGRTKVEFFPENKPNQIMVYIEYPQGTSISKTNKTTKEIETVVYDVINQEMYLEDGRNFLVESTVSQVGEGAGNPQTDGGSAAEMPNKGKITASMREYKYRNGADSEVLRKKIQEAVQGKFPGIAISVEKNAAGPPTGYPINVELQGDNYTELIVTAERMVKFLNEKNITPVDELKIDVNKSKPALQVKVDREKAGELGVNASQVGMQLRRSIFGEKAGIYKKDGEDYDIYVRFNEENRYDRSSLFNQRITYRDMSSGQVLEIPVSAVTTQENVSGFSAIKHKDNQRVVTVYSALKPGFTDAGAAVAQIQNEMLDFENLSKNIKIDYTGQLEEQNKQQAFLMSALGFGLLAIFFILIFQFGGISKPTIIMISIFLSFIGVFLGLMITGWPFVIMMTMMGIISLAGIVVNNSVVLIDYVDILILRRREELGIDDDKYLISKEDAFTAIVQAGKARLRPVILTAITTVLGLIPLAIGFNIDFFSLFSEFDPNIYMGGDNVIFWGPLAWTVIFGLLFATFLTLIIIPVLLYLVHRAKLRIQRFKNPEKIAVPNDSSEFKEEEKVA; the protein is encoded by the coding sequence ATGGGACAGAAAAGTGAAAAAGAGTTCGGATTTTCCTCGTGGGCAATCAATAACTCCACCGTAATTTGGGTTCTAATAGGCTTAGTGCTTGTTCTTGGAATTCAAGGATATTTTGCAATGCCTCGAGAAGATTTTCCTGAGGTAAAAGAAACAAAAATATACATCTCTAGCGTTTATCCAGGTAACACCGCTGAAGATATAGAGCGACTTATTACAGACCCTTTAGAAGATAAATTAAAGAGTATCTCTGGTGTTGCAGAAATCCTATCGACTTCTCAAGAAGATTACTCCATCATTACCGTAGAATTTGAAGAAGGCTCTTTACTCGGCTCCAACCTAACGGTAGAAGAAGCAAAACAAAAGGTCAAGGATGAAATAGATGTAGAAACTTCTGGTGAAGACTGGCCTACATTCAATGGCGCTAAAATTGAACCCAATATTTTTGACCTCAAAATGAGTGAAGAAGTGCCTATTATGAACATCAACCTACGTGGTGATTATACGGTACGAGAGCTTAAAGTATTTGCGGAGTACCTGCAAGATGAGATTGAAGGCTTACAAGAAGTGAAGGAAGCAAGCATTAGAGGTGCTCAAGAGCTCGAAGTAGAAATAGCCGTCGATATTTATAAAATGACCGCTTCTAAAGTTAGTTTTGACAATGTCATCAATGCTGTTCGTGGCGGAAACTCTACCATGAGTGCTGGTAATATCAAGACAGAAAGTCAACGACGTACGATTAGAATTCTAGGCGAAATTACAGACCCCGATCAACTAGAACGTTTTGTGGTTAAGAATGAAGAAGGTCCTATCTATCTTAAAGACATTGCAGAAATAAACTTTAAAGAAGAAGATAAAACCACCTTTGCGAGGGAATCTGGTGAGTCAGTAGTCATGATAGACGTGAAAAAGCAGTCTGGTAAAAACATGATTACCGCTGCAGAAGGCGTTAGAAAAATTGTAGCAGACTCTCAAAAAAATGGAAACATCCCTAAAAACGTGGATATTTCAATTACTAATGACGGTTCCAGCCGTACGTTAAATCAAGTAGATGACCTGGTCAATAACATCATCTTTGGGGTAATTCTAGTAGTTACCGTATTGATGTTCTTTTTAGGATTTAGGAATGCCCTTTTTGTAGGTTTTGCGATTCCTATGTCTATGTTAATGAGTTTTATCATCCTCAATTTCTTAGGCTATACGTTGAACACGATGATTCTTTTTGCCATGATTATGGGATTAGGGATGCTGGTAGATAACGGTATTGTAGTGGTAGAAAATGTCTACAGGTTGATGGACGAAGAAGGAATGTCGCGCATCAAAGCCGCAAAAGTGGGAATCGGCGAGATTGCGGTTCCTATTATTATTTCCACCTTAACCACCGTGGCAGCATTCGTACCTATAGGTTTATGGCCAGGTGTGATGGGAGAGTTTATGAAGTACTTCCCTATTACCTTATCTGTCGTGTTAGGAAGTTCCCTTATAGTAGCGATTTTCTTCAATTCCATGTTGGTATCTAAATACATGAGTATTGATGAAAAGAATATTCCTCTTAAAAAATTGGTCCTAATTACCCTAGTCATGGGCGGCATCGGACTGCTGATTTTACTTTTTGGCGGTGCAGTAAGAGGTATAGGATCTGTAATGGTTGTGACCGTAATTTTATTATGGTTGTATAAATACGTTGTAAAAGGAGCAACGCTCTACTTCCAACGCAGGATGTTGAAATGGTTAGATAATGCTTATGAGCGTTTCCTAAGATTTGCCTTAAGAGGTAAGAAGCCTTATTTCTTTACAGCCACTATGGCAGTAATGTTCTTTGGTGTACTGGCATTGTATTTTGGATGGTCTGTAGAAACTGGTCGTACCAAAGTAGAATTCTTCCCAGAAAATAAGCCTAATCAGATTATGGTATACATAGAGTATCCACAAGGCACTTCTATTTCCAAGACCAATAAAACAACTAAAGAGATTGAAACCGTCGTTTACGATGTGATCAATCAAGAGATGTACTTAGAAGATGGTAGAAACTTTTTAGTAGAAAGTACGGTGTCACAAGTAGGTGAAGGAGCTGGAAACCCACAAACCGATGGTGGTAGTGCTGCTGAGATGCCTAATAAAGGTAAGATTACCGCCTCTATGCGAGAATACAAATACCGCAATGGAGCTGACAGTGAGGTATTGCGCAAAAAAATTCAAGAAGCCGTACAAGGTAAGTTCCCAGGTATTGCGATCAGTGTTGAAAAAAATGCTGCTGGTCCACCAACGGGATACCCAATTAACGTAGAGCTTCAAGGAGATAACTACACAGAATTGATCGTTACTGCAGAACGTATGGTAAAATTCCTGAACGAAAAAAACATTACCCCCGTAGATGAGTTAAAGATAGACGTGAATAAAAGCAAGCCTGCACTACAAGTAAAAGTAGATCGTGAAAAAGCTGGTGAGTTAGGGGTAAACGCCAGTCAAGTAGGGATGCAGCTGCGTCGTTCTATATTCGGAGAAAAAGCTGGTATTTATAAAAAAGACGGTGAAGATTACGATATCTATGTGCGTTTTAATGAAGAGAACCGCTACGACCGCAGCTCGTTATTTAATCAACGTATTACGTACAGAGATATGTCCTCTGGCCAAGTATTAGAAATTCCTGTTAGTGCGGTAACCACTCAAGAAAATGTCTCTGGATTTAGTGCGATTAAACACAAAGACAATCAGCGTGTCGTAACGGTATATAGTGCTTTAAAACCTGGTTTTACTGATGCTGGAGCAGCGGTTGCTCAAATACAGAATGAGATGCTGGACTTTGAAAACCTCTCTAAGAATATCAAAATAGATTACACAGGCCAACTAGAAGAGCAAAATAAGCAACAAGCGTTCCTTATGTCTGCTTTAGGTTTTGGCCTGCTAGCCATATTCTTTATTTTGATTTTCCAATTTGGGGGTATCTCTAAACCAACCATCATTATGATCTCGATCTTCTTAAGTTTTATAGGAGTATTCTTAGGACTGATGATTACTGGATGGCCATTTGTAATCATGATGACCATGATGGGTATCATATCTCTTGCCGGTATTGTGGTTAACAATAGTGTGGTACTGATCGACTATGTAGATATTCTCATATTGCGTAGACGAGAAGAATTAGGAATAGATGATGACAAGTACCTCATCAGCAAAGAAGATGCTTTTACAG
- a CDS encoding efflux RND transporter periplasmic adaptor subunit, with protein sequence MKKLSILFIGLFILTSCGDKGPTVDELIATGDTEMIAQKKTELLNAKKELENEISSIEQFLDKNSVKKDGALVSIRTINDTLYNHFIELQGSVDTKQNITLMPEMGGVLTHVYVTEGQRVSKGQRLARIDDGGISQNIEQMKVQSQLAKTTYERQKRLWDQKIGSEIQYLQAKANYEAQVSAIKSMQQQLAKTIVTAPFAGVIDDVITEQGNTVSPGMTQILRIINLDNMYIEVEVPETYITSVNEGTDVEVEFPMLGETLKSKVRQTSAYINPSNRSFNIEIPVPNKNGRVKPNLTARLKINDYTSKDAILIPLAVISENQNGDQYVMIAADLQVGDQYDTAVAKRKVITTGKITKNMIEITSGLTKGDHIIVEGARSVREEQQVRIKKA encoded by the coding sequence GGGCCAACAGTTGACGAGCTCATCGCTACAGGTGATACAGAAATGATCGCTCAAAAGAAAACTGAGCTGCTCAATGCAAAAAAAGAACTCGAAAACGAGATCAGTTCCATCGAACAGTTCCTTGATAAAAACAGTGTAAAAAAAGACGGCGCCTTAGTGAGTATAAGAACGATTAACGACACTCTTTACAATCATTTTATAGAGCTTCAAGGAAGTGTAGATACCAAGCAAAACATTACTTTAATGCCAGAAATGGGGGGTGTACTTACTCATGTTTACGTGACAGAAGGGCAACGAGTTTCTAAAGGACAGCGTCTGGCGAGAATAGATGATGGCGGTATCTCTCAGAATATTGAGCAGATGAAAGTACAGTCTCAACTAGCAAAAACCACTTATGAACGTCAAAAAAGACTTTGGGATCAAAAGATAGGTTCTGAAATACAGTACCTGCAAGCTAAAGCTAATTATGAGGCACAAGTAAGTGCAATCAAGTCTATGCAGCAACAACTGGCTAAAACAATAGTTACAGCACCTTTTGCTGGAGTTATAGATGATGTGATAACAGAACAAGGAAATACCGTAAGTCCAGGGATGACTCAAATATTGAGAATTATCAACCTCGATAACATGTATATTGAAGTTGAGGTTCCAGAAACCTACATCACTTCTGTAAATGAAGGAACAGATGTAGAAGTCGAGTTTCCTATGTTAGGAGAAACTCTTAAAAGTAAGGTAAGACAGACCAGTGCTTATATCAACCCATCAAACCGTTCCTTTAATATAGAAATTCCGGTTCCTAACAAAAATGGTCGTGTAAAACCTAATCTTACCGCTCGTTTAAAAATCAACGATTATACAAGTAAAGATGCCATCTTAATCCCTCTTGCTGTGATCAGTGAAAATCAAAATGGAGATCAGTACGTCATGATTGCTGCAGATCTACAAGTTGGGGATCAGTATGATACCGCTGTCGCGAAAAGAAAAGTGATAACCACTGGGAAAATTACTAAAAACATGATAGAGATCACCAGCGGCCTGACCAAAGGCGATCATATTATTGTAGAAGGTGCTCGGAGTGTAAGAGAAGAACAACAAGTTAGAATCAAAAAAGCTTAA